A stretch of the Actinomycetota bacterium genome encodes the following:
- the larB gene encoding nickel pincer cofactor biosynthesis protein LarB, producing the protein MENEIGKILDGLLDNFLDEKINKEELTKKISEMYFEDIGYAKVDHHRNLRRGFSEVIFGANKSKQQTVEIAKSILKYSDRLLITKTSRECYIDLQKEFPKLNYDELSQCIFMVPSDHDSKLKEGIAVVCAGTSDIPVAEEACLSAYLMENNVRKIYDVGVAGLHRLLNYKKDILEAKVIIAVAGMEGALPGIISSISMCPVIGVPT; encoded by the coding sequence ATGGAAAATGAAATTGGAAAAATTTTAGATGGACTGCTTGATAATTTTCTAGATGAAAAGATAAACAAAGAAGAACTAACAAAAAAAATCAGTGAGATGTATTTTGAGGATATAGGCTACGCCAAAGTTGACCACCATCGCAACCTGAGGAGAGGTTTTTCGGAAGTTATTTTCGGTGCCAACAAGTCAAAGCAGCAGACAGTGGAGATTGCAAAAAGCATACTTAAATATTCGGACAGGCTTTTAATAACAAAAACAAGCAGGGAATGCTATATTGATTTGCAGAAAGAATTCCCGAAGCTTAATTACGATGAATTATCGCAATGTATTTTTATGGTGCCATCAGACCATGACAGTAAATTAAAAGAAGGTATAGCAGTTGTTTGTGCGGGCACGTCAGACATTCCGGTTGCAGAAGAGGCCTGTCTTAGCGCTTATCTGATGGAAAATAATGTAAGGAAAATATATGATGTCGGAGTTGCAGGACTGCACAGACTTCTGAATTATAAAAAAGACATCCTTGAAGCCAAGGTAATAATTGCAGTTGCCGGCATGGAAGGCGCCCTGCCCGGGATTATCAGCTCTATTTCGATGTGTCCTGTCATAGGCGTACCGAC